Genomic window (Chryseobacterium sp. H1D6B):
CACCACTCACTATCTTTGGGATGCAAATTTATGGAAATTTGACCTTTATTTTTTTAATTCTTCAAATGATACTTTTCCTATTCCGTGATAATTTTAAATGAGACCAGCGTATTTTAATCATTCTACAAAAAAGGTGTCACCATTCATTAAACCCTTATAATTTAATGCTGTTTATTCCCTGCTGAAGAGCTTTTTCTTGTCCTTTCCACACGAATGTTCCTGTAAGTCCCTTAGGAAGAACTATAGTAATATATTTTTTAAAGTTCGATATTTAGTTCCGGGATAATCTCAGCAGCTTCTTTCATTTTGCTATCCACTATTTTTGCATAAATCTGTGTAGTTCTCAATTCACGATGTCCCAATCTTTTGGAAACTGTGTAAATATCTGCACCATTTTCCAAAAAGTAAAACAGCAATTTACATTCTGCTTTTGCTAATCGTTGTAGTTCATCAAAAATCAGATATTCTCTCTGGCTTTCAGCTTGTTCAAACGATTTTATTTTTGAAGCATAATTTATTGTCAAATATCCGTTGCCGAACGCATTTCGTAGTGCAGCTTTAAATTTATTGAAATAAGAATATTTTGAATTCTGAGAAAGAGGAATTTCACTTTTAGTAAGAGCTTCCTTTTCAAAATATCGATGAACTTTTTTGACGAACCTTTCATCAATTTCTTCGAAAGTCATGTTTTTTGAAACAATTTTTTTGAGATGTTGTAAAGTAGAAAACCAGTTACCATAATTATTTGAAGAATCTTGCAGTCGTTTTTCATCTGTTAACTCCTCAAAATATGTCAAAAAAGTTCTTTTACTTTTCACCGTATCTTTTAGGTCGTAGCGTCCTTGAACATATTCAGCTTTTTTGATTGCCAAAATACTTTCAGCGAGAGCCATAGTTTCTTTATTCTCTCTTTTTCTTTGGGCGTTTTTGGTTCGGGATGTAGATAAAGTTTCAAATACTCGAAATCTCGTAAATGAATTCTTTTTCCTTGTACATTGGTGGAAGAACCTTTGTAATACTCAATGAAAAGACTAATCCTTCCATCAGCTAAATTTTTCTGTTTTAAAGTGATATTCATAGATTTTATTTGAGGTGTACAACAGGTGTACAATATATAAATAAACTCCAAAAACAGAAAATATTTTTTTTTGTAAATAACTGACAATCAACTAAAAGAAAGAAAAAGAAAGAAAAAGAAAAGCTAATTTATTTCCCGATACAAAATTTAGAAAAAATATTCCCCAGTACTTCATCGTTCGTCACTTCACCGGATATTTCTCCTAAATGTTCTAAAGCATTTCTCAGCTCATAAGCTAATAATTCTGTTGAAATACGGAAGGTGATTGCTTCATTTACTTTATGTACTGAGCTTAATGATTTTTGTAAGGATTCAAAGTGACGCTGGTTTGTGATTACTACATTATTTTCTTGAGACTGCAGCTGTTCTACGTACGAAGACAGTTCGTTTTTAAGATCTTGGATATTTTGGTTCTCAACGGCTGAAATCGTAATAAAATCAAACTCATGCGTTATTTCGTTTCTGAAAATACTTTCTACCGTTTCATATTTTGTCGGGATGACCTCATCAATTTTAGTAGCGCAGATAATCAATTTTAAATCATCTCTTATTAAAGATTTGATCATTTCTATATCTTCTGAAAAGTTTTCAGTAGCGGCATCTGCTAAATACACTAGAATATTAGCATTCTCTACTTTCTCTTTAGCTTTTTTAACACCGATGGCTTCAATTTCATCTACAGTTTCACGAAGCCCTGCTGTATCGATCAAACGGAAAGCATGTCCTTTTATATGCAGAATTTCTTCAATCGTATCCCGTGTCGTACCGGCGATACTGCTTACAATGGCTCTTTCTTCTTTCAATAAAGCATTGAGTAAAGTCGATTTTCCTGCATTAGGTTTTCCAATGATGGCAACCGCTGTTCCGTTTTTAATGGCATTCCCGTACTGGAAACTTTCTATTAGAGAATTTAATTTTAATTCAATTTTATCCAGCAGATTGTTCAATGCCGACCGGTCTGCAAATTCTACATCTTCTTCAGCAAAATCAAGTTCCAGTTCAATTAAGGAAACAAAATTCAGTAAATCAGTTCTTAACACTGAAATTTCGTTGGTGATCCCGCCTTTCAGCTGATTGATCGCTACTTTTCGGGAAGCTTCATTTTCAGACGCAATAACATCTGCTATCGCCTCAGCCTGGGAAAGATCAATACGGCCATTGATGAATGCACGTAGGGTAAATTCACCCGCTTTCGCCATTCTGGCTCCATTTTTAGTTAAGGTTTCAAGAATACGTTTTCCAATGTGCGGAGAACCGTGAAATGCAATTTCCACAGAGTTTTCAGTTGTGAAACTTTTAGGTGCTAAAAAAATAGACAGCATCACCTCATCAATGGCCTCATTGCCATCCATGAAATATCCATAGTGAATGGTATGTGATTTCTGTTTCTCCAGTTTTTTCCCTGGAAAAGACTTCTGAACCACATTTAAAGCATCCTCACCTGAAACTCTGATTATCCCTAAAGCACCTACTCCATTGGCCGTAGCCAGTGCACAAATAGTATCGTTATTCATGCTGCAAATTTACGTTTTTTAATGATAATTTTTATAGTAAATCGTTATACGGTTTGTCTATGGTATCGATTGAGGTCGCTCAAAAAGAAGTTAAGTTTCTACTTATTTTTAGATTTAAAAAGATGATCTAAATGTTTTACATAGGAAAGCTGCATCGTAATTGCAGTCAGATTAAGTTCTTCTCTTTTTACCGGATAAATTGTTTTATTATTGACAATGACAGCCAGCGAAACTCCCCAGTTATTTTTATGATAATTTCCGGCAATCCGGGCAAACCCTGTCGGATACACTTCAACCTTTCCTTTTTTAAGCAATTTAGGAGCGTTTCCAAAATTTGCACCGCCCTGAATAGTACCTGTCATCATCCAGCGGTCACTTATTACCCAGGAATAGGCATAACCCCCGTTCACTCCCAATTGAAAATTTTCTAATCCGTAGGTCCCGTCGGAACCGCTTCTTTCCATTCCTTTCAGCTGATAATAATATCCTCCGCCTCCCACCAGCCAGCTTCCGGCTGAATGCAGCTGGATTTCATCAAGATCAAAAGCTGCTTTTGATGAAAAACGTTTTCCATTAAATAAGTAAGTTGCTTCCATCCCTATCTGCTTCACAGACATATTCCGGAACATTTCAGGATTTTGATCTTTATCTTTCTCAACATAAAACCCTCTATAATCCTGAAAAAACAAATCGAATATCATTTTTCTGCCGTAATGATGGATTTGAAAATCCCTGGTTTTTGTCTTCCCGTATTTCTTTTTATCCGTCAGAGGAATAAAACCGTAACCCAGCTGTATTCCTACAATGGTATTTTTGATTGCGAAGCCGATACCGGTATTCAATGGATAATTGGGAGTATAATGTCTGTCTGTATCATCTACTTCCAGAGAACTGGTGGAAATATATCCCGATATTCTGTATTTTTGAGGATACGGCTGGATATACAAAGTATCTATTTTCTGAGCGCGAATATATGCAGCGGATAATAGTATTAATCCGATTAAAAGCCTTTTTACTTCCATGAATTAAATGACTTCATTATATTCAACCATCTGCTTACTGTAATTTTCTTTAGCAGGCAGCAATTTAAGTATTATTTTCAGTTTTATTGAATAAAAACAACACAAAAACCATGATTGTGAAAAAATACAAGTACGCTTTTAATTTTTCTTATTAGTTTCTAAAATTTCCCTCTTCAAACCTTTATTTTTGCTTTCTTCCCAATCCCTGTATCGTATTCAGCCATCCGGAACGCTGCTTTTCATCAGATGTTTTAACAATTCCGACATAAGTAACCTTAACCGGTTTCACCCCACAAAATTCCAATGTTGATTTTCTAAGCTGATTAACACTTGGCCGGCCGTAAATCAACCGGTAATACCATCCCGGCTGGTCTAATGTCGTGATAATATGTGCTGTTTTACCTTTTAAAAGCTTATCCCACCACACAGAGTTTTCCCTGTATTTAAAAGCAAAACCAGGCAGAAAAAGACGGTCAATAAATCCTTTTGTAACAGCTGGCAGCCCGCCCCACCAAACCGGATGAATCCAGACCAGATGATCTGCCCATTTTATTTTTTTCCATGCTTCAATCAGATCAGGTTCCAATTCCATTCTTTTTTGATACCCAAACTGCAGATTGGGATTGAACTCCAAATCTGCAATAGTAATTTCCTGTATTTCTGCTCCCGACTGCACAGCTCCTTTTTTATAAGCTTCTGCGAGACCAAAGTTGAAAGAATCTCTGTTAGGATGTCCATTAATGATAACAATTTTTTTCATCAAGTGGTTTTTATATAGATTGTTTCATAGTCATTAAGGGATTTAAAAAGTGAATCCGGCTTATGCAGCTGATGACTGAAATAGATATTATTTTCAAGTTTATTTTTCAAAAGTTCTTCTGCATGTAAAACGGCGGATAATGCTGTAAGTTCCGCCTGACCTTTTGTACTCTGAAGGCTGACTTTTTTCACTTGCTTTTTATTTTTTATAACAATTTGAAAAACCGACTGGTCCCCATTGCCGCTGGATCCAAAAATCATTTTTCTCTCTTTTAAAGATAAAATATTAAAAATTCTCAACCTTTGAAATGCTCCGAGCAGCCAGGTAATAAACTTTGAGTTATAAGTCATTTTTACACTTACATTCGGTATTTTTTCAATTTTATTTAAGATATACAAATCGGGGACATCAAAATTATAAGCCGTCCGCTTTCCTATTCCAAAATCAAAGGCAAAATATTCAGAGTCTAAAAAATGTTTTATGGAAACAGGCTGGTTATTTTTATAATCGAAGAAGGGTTTCGCTACGTTCTCAGCCATAAAATGAGCCGAGCTTTCACCTGCAAGATCTTTCACTGAATAATAAACGAAAAGTTTTACGTCTTCAATATCTTTCATCTGGACGGCTGCCCCATTCACTAATCCACTTACAATACCGCCCATCCATCCTGAACTAAAAACAATTCTGCTCCTTACAGGCTGTTTTTTTGCACAATCATAGGCTTTCATAAGATCAGGTGTTGGTTTTGTAATGTCTAGATAATCAATAGTATTTTTAATCGCAAAATTAAGAATCTGGTCTTCTTTGTCATTCACAGAAAGTACAATCAGACTGATATTTTTTTCGAGGATTATTTTAAAGGTCTGAGGTTTGGTCACATCAATTACCAGATCATTTTCTGTTTTCCCTTCTCTTCTCCCTCCAATAAAAATTGTAGAATGAGGATTTCTCGATCTAAAAATTCGGGCGATTGTTTTACCGACCATTCCGTTTCCGCCGATAATTAAAATATTTGGCTGCATCTATTTTTTTTACAAAATTATAGAGCTGCAACATCAATTAACAGGACAAATGTCTAAAAAGAAATTTCTTTCCTGATACGGCTTAAATGCCTTTGAGTGATTCCTAAATAAGAAGCCAAGTACTGTAACGGAATATCCTGAATATAATTGGGCTGATTTTCAAGTAAGGAAGTATAACGCTGGGCGGCATTGTCTCTCTGAAGTTCGAAGAAACGTTTTTCAAGGACAAGATATTCCTGCTCCGCAATTACTTTTAGAAAGACGGTCCAATTTGGATTTTCATTGACTAACTTTTCAATCTTTTCTTTTTTTATAACTAATAAATTTACCTCTGAAATCGCCTGTATATTTTCTACGCTGGGTGTTCCAGAAATAAATGATGAATAGGAAGCCGCCAGATCATTCGGAAATCTGAAACAGTAGGTCATATCTTTTCCATCACTGGAAATATAGTAGGAACGGAAAATTCCGGATTCTATAAAAGCTATTTCTTTACATTTTTCGCCTTCCTGAACGAAATAATCGTTTTTATGCAGTCTTCTTATCTCAAAAAGCTTCAAAAAATTTTCAATTTCATTTTCTGAGAATATGTTAAAACTTCGGAAGAAATCCTGTACCATTTTAGAGTTCTTAAAATTAATGCTGATGAGGCAGTTCGTATTTTGGCCTCCTGTAAAAGTAAGCAAAACTCCTGGGTCTATAAAAAATAAAACCACCCCATTGCTGAGATGATTTTATCGAATTGTACTTACTAAGTATATATGAAGAAGAAATGATGTCCTTTTTTGCTGACACAAATATAATTGCAGCGATATAGAAATATCTCAGGGGAATCCCTAAACTTATATCCGTATAAATACTGTTGCCTATTTGATTTATTTTTCTATACATCATCAGTTGAATCTTTTTGTTTTATAATCTTTTTTCTACATAGAGATTTCTCCTTTGTCGAAATGACACTAGACTGAATATTAATTGCCCTTGTCATTCAGAACGGAGCAAAGCGCAGTGAAGAATCTTCATTTGCATAAAGTTTTTTAGTTAAAACGCAAAGGAGCTAAGTTTCAAAAAATGATGTTTTTAACACGCAAAGATTTTTATGTCTGATAAAAATGGATTGGGTATAATTTGCGCCTTTGCATTTTACTATTGGATCCGTTAGAAATGAATTTAGTTCGAATGGTATTGAATGGTTTTTCTGATCAACAAGTTCTCGATACATTTTTCTTCACTTCGTTACGAAAAACACTCGAACTGACGGGTAAAGCAATAGCAGGAAATTGCAAGTCCAGGAATTTTTCAAATAATACTACTATTTATTTAAGCAAAATCCCTGTAAGAAGAACTTACAGGGATTCTAAAATATATCTAACAAGTATTAAAGCGGGCTTACTAACTGCAGGAACCATTCTTTAACTTCTCCTTCTAAATAAGGCGCAAGTTTTTCTTCACAAGTTTTGTGATATTGGTTCAGCCAGTTGATTTCTTTTTCTGAAAGTATTTCTTTAACCACCGTATCTTTGAAGAAAGGACAGAACGTTAATGTTTCAAATTCATAGAATGTTCCATGGATTGTTTTTTCAGCTTCTTTTACAGCAATCAGGTTTTCGTGGCGGATTCCGTAATCTCCTTCTAAATAATATCCCGGTTCATTAGAACATACCATTCCTGGAAGAAGATCTTGAGGATTCAAATCTTTTCTGATATTCTGAGGACCTTCATGAACATTCATAAAACTTCCTACTCCGTGTCCTGTTCCATGGTTGAAATCCTTTCCTTCCATCCACAGCGGAAGTCTTGCGATCGCATCCAGATGTACTCCTTTTGTTCCTTTTGGAAACTTCACCATCGACAGACGGATCAATCCTTGTAAAACTAATGTTGAATTTCTTTTAAATTCATCAGATACAGCTCCTAAAGCAAAAGTTCTTGTAATATCTGTTGTTCCCTCAAGATACTGGCCTCCTGAATCTACCAAAATACTTGCGTCATTAGTAACTTCTTTGCTTCCTTCACTTTTTGCGGAGTAATGCATGATAGCACCGTTATCTTTATATCCTACAATGCTTCCGAAACTTTCTCCAACAAAATTTTCTCCCTCTGCACGGAAGCCTCTCAGTTTCTCACCGATAGAATATTCGGTCATTGGTTCTTTTCCTGCAGTGTGGTTCAGCCAGTATAAGAATTTCACCATCGCTACACCGTCTCTTACCATTACTGTTCTGAAACCTTCAAGCTCAGTTTCGTTTTTCTGGGCTTTCATTAAGTTTCCAGGAACCGGAGCTTTTACAAATTCATTATCAGCTTTTAACGTTTCAAAAATTAATTGGTTGCTGTTTGGAGAGATCAGAACTTTTTCATTCTTAATTCCTTTTAAATGATTGAAGAATTCTTCGTAAGGCATCATTTTCACGAAAGCATCATCCATCTGTTTTCTTGCTTCTACATTCAGCTTTTCTAAATCTGTAAATAAAATAGCATCATTTTTAGTGATGATAATATATCCTAAAAATACAGGGTTGCTTTCTACATCGCTTCCTCTTAAATTAAGTGTCCATGCTACATCGTCAAGACTTGAAATAATATGGAAGGTAACTTCCTGATCTTCCATTTTCTGGCGTACAGCACTTATTTTATCTGCTACTGATTTCCCTGCTCTTTCTACAGGGTGTGCGTATATTGGATTTTTTGAAGGAGTTCCTCTTTCTTTCCATACTTCTTTTAATAAAGGAAGGTCAGCTAATGTTATATTTTTCGCATTCAATCTTTGAGTGAGCAGTTCCCAATTCGCATGAGAAGTGGCTAAAGCATTTACTGCTGCTTTTCCGTTCGCAGGAATTTCAGAAATAATCCAGTCGATATAGTTAGGAGTTCCTTCCATTCCGTCTTTAAACAGATCAATTCCGGAACCGGCTAGTTCAAGATCAGCTTGTGTAAAATATCTTCCGTCTGTCCAAAGTCCGGCTTTATCTTTAGTCACCACTACAAAACCTGCAGATCCAAAAAAACCTGACAGCCAAGCTCTTTCCTGCCATTCTTGCGGCAGGTATTCACTCATATGGGGATCTGAAGAATATACGATGAATGCATCCACATTATTTTTCTGCATTTCTTCACGAAGCGCAGCTACTTTTTCCTTTGAAGTCATTGCTTTTTTATTTTAATACCGAAAGTTACAAAAAATTTGATTTTCAAACAGTAAAGACCCCATAAATGAAAAATTTTCAACATATAAATCAAACTACATGATTTTAAATCCATATAAAGTTCAATTTTTATTAAAAACATAATATTTTGGAAAGATTATTGCTACGCTTTATTTTATGGGAACACAGAATTATCAAAATCACAGGAAATTTTATCCGCCGCACCACTTTATTTATCTACCGTTGCTGCTTGTACTGGAGATTTTCGGAGTCTATAAAATTTGGGATGATAAAAGTAATCAGCTAAGCTGGATCCTCTTTTCGGTGGTGATATTTCTGCTTTTATATCTGGCAGTAATGCTCAGGCAGCATTATGCTCTCGGCAATCAGAACCGTATTGTGAGACTGGAGTTTAAACAGAGGTATTTTGAACTTTTCAATAAAAGATCTGATGAAGTTTCTGAAAAATTAAGTTTCAGCCAGATTGCCGCTTTAAGATTCGCTTATGATGACGAATTTAAAGAACTTTTATACCGGGCACTTCATGAAAATATTTCAGGAGATGAGCTCAAAAAATCGATTAAAAACTGGAGACCGGACCAGCATAGAGTTTAAAACTAACTATCAAAAATAAATTATTATGAAAAAAGTAAGCTTATACACGATTACGCTGTTCAGTTTGTTACTTCTTACAAGCTGTGAAGCAATAGGAACAATTTTTAAAGCAGGAATGTGGTGGGGAATTCTTTTAGTATGCGCTATAGTAGTTATCCTTCTACTGATATTCTCGAGGGGTAAAAACTCGTAACCACTTTATATATGGACAATTCAGATTTGGAAATTATTTCCCACCTCAAACCTTCTAAGATTGTCAAAATCATGAAAGATCCGGAAGCTTCTGCAAAGGCGGTACACCTCGTGTATACCACCGATGCGGAATCCGACGGAATTACCAGAAAGAAAACAGGAAAAAAATATTCTTATTTCAAAAATGGAGAGAAGATAAAGGATAAAGATGAAATTACCAGAATCAACAAACTGGTGATTCCTCCGGCATGGGAGAATGTATGGATCTGTGCATTGGAAAACGGCCATCTTCAGGCTACAGGATTTGATGCTAAACAAAGAAAACAGTACCGCTATCATCCTTTATGGAGTGCATTGAGAAATCACACAAAATTTTACAGGATGCTCCAGTTCGGGTATGCACTGCCTACAATACGGCTGCATGTAGAACAGGATCTGGCTTTAAGAAATTTTGAAAAAAATAAGATTCTCGCGCTTATCGTGAGCGTTATGCAGCATACGAATATCCGGGTAGGAAATAATGCTTACGAAAAACTGTACGGTTCTTTTGGTCTTACGACATTAAAAGGCAGACATGTAAAAATAAACGGACAGAAGATCAACTTTTCTTTTAAAGGGAAAAAAGGTATTATGCATAATATTGATCTTAAAAGCAGGAGATTATCCAAACTTATTCAAAAGTGTAAAGAAATTCCGGGAAAGGAACTGTTTCAGTATTATGATGATGAAGGAAACCGCCATTCAGTAGATTCCGGAATGGTGAATGATTATATTAAAGGGATCAGCGGTGAGGATTTTACGGCTAAGGATTTCAGAACATGGTCTGGAACGGTGAATGCACTTATTGCATTTAAAGAAATCGGGTACGCTGAAAACAACGCCCAATATAAGAAGAAGGTGAAGGAAGCACTGGATATTGTAGCATCAAACCTCGGTAATACAAGTACAGTCTGCAGAAAATATTACGTCCATCCATTAGTCATCAATCTTTACGAAAATAACACCATCAAAAAATATCTGGACGAATTAGAAAATATAGAAGCCCCTGACGGCAAGACAGACCTGACCCATGAAGAAAAGCTGGTTCT
Coding sequences:
- a CDS encoding site-specific integrase, which translates into the protein MALAESILAIKKAEYVQGRYDLKDTVKSKRTFLTYFEELTDEKRLQDSSNNYGNWFSTLQHLKKIVSKNMTFEEIDERFVKKVHRYFEKEALTKSEIPLSQNSKYSYFNKFKAALRNAFGNGYLTINYASKIKSFEQAESQREYLIFDELQRLAKAECKLLFYFLENGADIYTVSKRLGHRELRTTQIYAKIVDSKMKEAAEIIPELNIEL
- the mnmE gene encoding tRNA uridine-5-carboxymethylaminomethyl(34) synthesis GTPase MnmE — encoded protein: MNNDTICALATANGVGALGIIRVSGEDALNVVQKSFPGKKLEKQKSHTIHYGYFMDGNEAIDEVMLSIFLAPKSFTTENSVEIAFHGSPHIGKRILETLTKNGARMAKAGEFTLRAFINGRIDLSQAEAIADVIASENEASRKVAINQLKGGITNEISVLRTDLLNFVSLIELELDFAEEDVEFADRSALNNLLDKIELKLNSLIESFQYGNAIKNGTAVAIIGKPNAGKSTLLNALLKEERAIVSSIAGTTRDTIEEILHIKGHAFRLIDTAGLRETVDEIEAIGVKKAKEKVENANILVYLADAATENFSEDIEMIKSLIRDDLKLIICATKIDEVIPTKYETVESIFRNEITHEFDFITISAVENQNIQDLKNELSSYVEQLQSQENNVVITNQRHFESLQKSLSSVHKVNEAITFRISTELLAYELRNALEHLGEISGEVTNDEVLGNIFSKFCIGK
- a CDS encoding DUF4421 family protein, whose product is MEVKRLLIGLILLSAAYIRAQKIDTLYIQPYPQKYRISGYISTSSLEVDDTDRHYTPNYPLNTGIGFAIKNTIVGIQLGYGFIPLTDKKKYGKTKTRDFQIHHYGRKMIFDLFFQDYRGFYVEKDKDQNPEMFRNMSVKQIGMEATYLFNGKRFSSKAAFDLDEIQLHSAGSWLVGGGGYYYQLKGMERSGSDGTYGLENFQLGVNGGYAYSWVISDRWMMTGTIQGGANFGNAPKLLKKGKVEVYPTGFARIAGNYHKNNWGVSLAVIVNNKTIYPVKREELNLTAITMQLSYVKHLDHLFKSKNK
- a CDS encoding NAD(P)H-dependent oxidoreductase, whose protein sequence is MKKIVIINGHPNRDSFNFGLAEAYKKGAVQSGAEIQEITIADLEFNPNLQFGYQKRMELEPDLIEAWKKIKWADHLVWIHPVWWGGLPAVTKGFIDRLFLPGFAFKYRENSVWWDKLLKGKTAHIITTLDQPGWYYRLIYGRPSVNQLRKSTLEFCGVKPVKVTYVGIVKTSDEKQRSGWLNTIQGLGRKQK
- a CDS encoding saccharopine dehydrogenase, coding for MQPNILIIGGNGMVGKTIARIFRSRNPHSTIFIGGRREGKTENDLVIDVTKPQTFKIILEKNISLIVLSVNDKEDQILNFAIKNTIDYLDITKPTPDLMKAYDCAKKQPVRSRIVFSSGWMGGIVSGLVNGAAVQMKDIEDVKLFVYYSVKDLAGESSAHFMAENVAKPFFDYKNNQPVSIKHFLDSEYFAFDFGIGKRTAYNFDVPDLYILNKIEKIPNVSVKMTYNSKFITWLLGAFQRLRIFNILSLKERKMIFGSSGNGDQSVFQIVIKNKKQVKKVSLQSTKGQAELTALSAVLHAEELLKNKLENNIYFSHQLHKPDSLFKSLNDYETIYIKTT
- a CDS encoding Crp/Fnr family transcriptional regulator, producing the protein MVQDFFRSFNIFSENEIENFLKLFEIRRLHKNDYFVQEGEKCKEIAFIESGIFRSYYISSDGKDMTYCFRFPNDLAASYSSFISGTPSVENIQAISEVNLLVIKKEKIEKLVNENPNWTVFLKVIAEQEYLVLEKRFFELQRDNAAQRYTSLLENQPNYIQDIPLQYLASYLGITQRHLSRIRKEISF
- a CDS encoding aminopeptidase P family protein; translation: MTSKEKVAALREEMQKNNVDAFIVYSSDPHMSEYLPQEWQERAWLSGFFGSAGFVVVTKDKAGLWTDGRYFTQADLELAGSGIDLFKDGMEGTPNYIDWIISEIPANGKAAVNALATSHANWELLTQRLNAKNITLADLPLLKEVWKERGTPSKNPIYAHPVERAGKSVADKISAVRQKMEDQEVTFHIISSLDDVAWTLNLRGSDVESNPVFLGYIIITKNDAILFTDLEKLNVEARKQMDDAFVKMMPYEEFFNHLKGIKNEKVLISPNSNQLIFETLKADNEFVKAPVPGNLMKAQKNETELEGFRTVMVRDGVAMVKFLYWLNHTAGKEPMTEYSIGEKLRGFRAEGENFVGESFGSIVGYKDNGAIMHYSAKSEGSKEVTNDASILVDSGGQYLEGTTDITRTFALGAVSDEFKRNSTLVLQGLIRLSMVKFPKGTKGVHLDAIARLPLWMEGKDFNHGTGHGVGSFMNVHEGPQNIRKDLNPQDLLPGMVCSNEPGYYLEGDYGIRHENLIAVKEAEKTIHGTFYEFETLTFCPFFKDTVVKEILSEKEINWLNQYHKTCEEKLAPYLEGEVKEWFLQLVSPL
- a CDS encoding DUF6526 family protein, which codes for MGTQNYQNHRKFYPPHHFIYLPLLLVLEIFGVYKIWDDKSNQLSWILFSVVIFLLLYLAVMLRQHYALGNQNRIVRLEFKQRYFELFNKRSDEVSEKLSFSQIAALRFAYDDEFKELLYRALHENISGDELKKSIKNWRPDQHRV
- a CDS encoding DNA topoisomerase IB, which produces MDNSDLEIISHLKPSKIVKIMKDPEASAKAVHLVYTTDAESDGITRKKTGKKYSYFKNGEKIKDKDEITRINKLVIPPAWENVWICALENGHLQATGFDAKQRKQYRYHPLWSALRNHTKFYRMLQFGYALPTIRLHVEQDLALRNFEKNKILALIVSVMQHTNIRVGNNAYEKLYGSFGLTTLKGRHVKINGQKINFSFKGKKGIMHNIDLKSRRLSKLIQKCKEIPGKELFQYYDDEGNRHSVDSGMVNDYIKGISGEDFTAKDFRTWSGTVNALIAFKEIGYAENNAQYKKKVKEALDIVASNLGNTSTVCRKYYVHPLVINLYENNTIKKYLDELENIEAPDGKTDLTHEEKLVLKILENEKM